The following proteins are encoded in a genomic region of Liolophura sinensis isolate JHLJ2023 chromosome 7, CUHK_Ljap_v2, whole genome shotgun sequence:
- the LOC135471693 gene encoding transcription elongation factor A protein 1-like, whose product MGCEDEVVKIGKKLEKMIVNNTADHGSAPDLLKTLRDLPMTLEVLQKTRIGMTVNNFRKASSNDDVITLAKSLIKSWKKLLSTDGGSQSSSQSSMKSNGDSLKESVSDSQDGVKDEKPSPSKPPAPVRQTSFPVTASDTADQVRLKCRELLTNALKIEDPPSGSGEPGEIAASIEDAVFKEFGGTDIKYKNRIRSRVANLKDSRNPALRENVLVGNIAPEQIAKMTSEEMASKELKDLRAKMTKDAINDHQMAQTGGTNTDLLKCGKCLKNNCTYNQVQTRSADEPMTTFVLCNNCGHRWKFC is encoded by the exons aTGGGTTGTGAGGACGAAGTGGTCAAGATTGGGAAAAAATTAGAGAAGATGATTGTTAACAACACTGCG GATCATGGCAGTGCTCCTGACTTGTTAAAAACTCTCAGAGATCTTCCAATGACCCTGGAAGTgttacag AAAACCAGAATTGGAATGACTGTGAATAATTTCAGGAAAGCCAGTAGTAACGATGATGTTATAACTTTGGCAAAATCTCTCATCAAATCCTGGAAAAAACTTTTATCAACAG ATGGTGGCTCACAGTCTAGCTCTCAGTCATCTATGAAGAGTAATGGAGATAGCCTGAAGGAAAGTGTTAGTGACAGTCAAGATGGGGTTAAGGATGAAAAGCCTTCCCCCTCTAAACCCCCAGCACCTGTGCGACAGACCAGCTTCCCAGTTACTGCCTCTGACACAGCTGACCAAGTGAGGTTGAAATGCAGAGAACTGCTGACAAATGCTCTCAAAATAGAAG atcCACCGTCGGGTTCTGGTGAACCAGGAGAAATTGCTGCATCTATAGAAGATG CTGTTTTTAAAGAGTTTGGCGGTACAGATATCAAGTATAAAAACCGAATACGAAGTCGTGTGGCAAACCTGAAGGATTCAAGGAACCCTGCCTTGAGAGAAAATGTCTTGGTTGGAAATATTGCTCCTGAGCAAATTGCCAAAATGACCTCTGAg GAAATGGCTAGCAAGGAACTCAAAGATCTTAGAGCAAAGATGACCAAAGACGCCATTAATGACCATCAGATGGCACAAACTGGTGGAACAAATACTGATTTGTTGAAGTGTGGAAAATGTCTGAAAAACAACTGTACATATAATCAG gttcAAACACGGAGCGCTGATGAACCAATGACaacatttgttttgtgtaaTAATTGTGGACATAGATGGAAG ttttgttga
- the LOC135471694 gene encoding integrin beta-1-binding protein 1-like — protein sequence MFGNNMNRRKKPNAQNGSKESVASSGEMSGSSLENISGPREGKEGLGLSGDMPPSKMLGITVQFQVYYLGMVQDIHMPASAQRDNEAQLIDYVEEAQMQGKLPITAKDKDTVILNVSRHGIKVLDSARQEVMQRHPLHTIAQALYYDDGFGKTNVAIKIGQVGRRAPIFQCYVFQCHSEDQSQAICQSLKQLFDAITQRHDGV from the exons ATGTTTGGCAATAACAtgaatagaagaaaaaaaccaaaTGCTCAGAATGGAAGTAAAGAGTCTGTGGCCAGCAGTGGCGAAATG AGTGGATCAAGTTTGGAGAACATATCTGGTCCCAGAGAAGGAAAGGAAGGCCTGGGCCTATCTGGTGACATGCCTCCTTCCAAAATGCTGGGAATCACAGTACAGTTCCAGGTGTATTACTTGGGGATGGTTCAAGACATCCACATGCCTGCTTCTGCCCAACGAGATAATGAGGCACAGCTCATTGACTATGTAGAGGAAGCCCAG ATGCAAGGAAAGCTTCCAATAACTGCCAAAGATAAAGACACTGTTATACTTAATGTCTCACGGCATGGAATCAAGGTGCTGGACTCTGCTAGACAG GAAGTGATGCAGAGGCACCCTCTTCATACAATAGCTCAGGCCCTGTATTACGACGATGGGTTTGGGAAAACAAATGTTGCCATCAAGATTGGACAAGTTGGACGAAGAGCCCCAATTTTCCAGTGCTATGTCTTTCAATGCCACTCTGAG GACCAATCTCAAGCTATCTGTCAAAGCTTAAAGCAGTTGTTTGATGCCATTACTCAGAGACATGATGGTGTGTGA